The Vigna unguiculata cultivar IT97K-499-35 chromosome 6, ASM411807v1, whole genome shotgun sequence genome contains a region encoding:
- the LOC114186664 gene encoding probable WRKY transcription factor 46: protein MEASPKRKHSSLIHELIQGKELAKQLGNHLVSSSPSSHETNELLVDKILSSYEKVLTMLNWGATVGEAKTTSATLMDSHSSFTNGGSPKSEVVDRELEHKAVLKKRKTMPRWTEQVKICSRTGLEGSLDDGYSWRKYGQKDILGAKFPRGYYRCTHRNVQGCLATKQVQRSDEDPTTIEVTYRGRHTCTQAKYLNKVFPSNIKMGLGENQFHNDQTNQPLEEKIQQTPVGIFAFETEHRVKREELEIKEDIFPWFSFHSQSNGSENGDNMLPESNFENHFTESFSPAFISPETSESNPFCLSTCYLDNTELLCQQIQTSDSDITETFSAPTSVTNSPILDLDILLHKGDFDTDFPFNNPDFFSSFELPCTST, encoded by the exons ATGGAAGCGAGCCCGAAAAGAAAACATTCTAGCCTGATTCATGAACTTATCCAAGGTAAGGAGCTAGCAAAGCAGCTCGGTAACCATCTGGTTTCTTCTTCTCCATCGTCCCATGAAACCAATGAACTGTTGGTTGATAAAATTCTCTCGTCCTATGAGAAAGTACTCACCATGCTGAACTGGGGGGCTACTGTGGGAGAGGCCAAAACCACCAGTGCCACCTTGATGGATTCCCATTCTTCTTTTACAAATGGTGGGAGTCCCAAAAGTGAGGTCGTGGACCGTGAATTAGAGCACAAAGCTGTCCTCAAGAAAAG AAAGACCATGCCTAGATGGACGGAGCAAGTGAAGATTTGCTCGAGAACAGGACTTGAGGGGTCATTGGATGATGGATATAGCTGGAGGAAATACGGGCAGAAGGATATTCTTGGAGCCAAGTTTCCAAG AGGATATTACAGATGCACACATAGAAATGTTCAAGGTTGTCTGGCAACTAAACAAGTTCAAAGGTCGGATGAAGATCCGACAACGATTGAGGTGACCTATAGAGGAAGACATACGTGCACGCAAGCTAAGTATTTGAACAAGGTATTCCCATCAAACATAAAGATGGGTTTGGGGGAAAATCAATTCCACAATGATCAAACTAATCAACCacttgaagagaaaatacagCAAACCCCAGTGGGGATTTTCGCCTTTGAAACAGAGCATAGAGTTAAAAGAGAGGAATTGGAAATCAAGGAGGATATCTTTCCATGGTTTTCATTTCATTCTCAATCAAATGGATCAGAAAACGGGGACAACATGTTACCCGAGTCgaattttgaaaaccatttcACGGAAAGCTTTTCTCCTGCATTCATATCACCAGAGACTTCAGAATCAAACCCTTTCTGTTTGTCAACGTGCTACTTGGACAACACTGAACTGTTATGCCAACAGATACAAACCTCAGATTCTGATATCACTGAGACATTTTCAGCCCCAACTTCAGTAACCAACTCCCCAATCCTGGATTTGGACATTTTGCTTCATAAAGGGGATTTTGACACGGATTTCCCTTTCAACAACCCtgattttttctcttcatttgaGCTTCCCTGCACTTCCACTTAG
- the LOC114188550 gene encoding LOW QUALITY PROTEIN: uncharacterized protein LOC114188550 (The sequence of the model RefSeq protein was modified relative to this genomic sequence to represent the inferred CDS: inserted 2 bases in 1 codon): MADENSICSSRARIKRKLIMQEKRMKATYKNQKRVENKMPDCTPLADVTTYYVNQDTFHMESQVGSSDIRFRNVQRNVTGSRKKPQSLLHKFEGTVNNVTNINQGNIPSQSFILEDVHEVESYSDESESLGQTVEELQLIIILISKLYADIGDLIYVCQHCNAYMWYQERIGKSHHMINPNFQLCCSNGKVELPMLKKPPDELSELLFQSDSKQSRTYQKNIRTYNMMFAFTSPGAKIDNKYNNGGGPPNLRIQGQSCHRIGSLLPPIGQQPKFAQLYIYDTENEIHNRIQSLRNNNDIDAEIVRTLTNMLDKYNVHAKSFRMARDKYAEQPCHDLKLKLIADRHNDGRIYNIPTVSEVAALIVGDVDTASPRDIIMESRXGKLQRINELHTSYLGYQYPLLFPYGEDGYRHDISHRDSLALKRNRLTIREWFCFRIQTRQCEPMTILRSRRLFQQFVVDGYTMIESERLSFIRNNQSKLRVDKYSNLCQPTNESYTEASQKGKRFVLPSSFVGGRRFMDQLYFDGMAICGHVGFPDLFVTFTCNPKWPEICRILNPLKLSPSDRPDIIARVFRIKFDQLLSDLTKKNILGRVIAYMYSIEFQKRGLPHAHLLLFLHPSSKYPTAMDIDKVISAEIPCAKEDTKLYNCVKEHMIHGPCGMSKISSPCMKNGSCSRFYPKKFEDTTTISEDGFPHYRRRNNGVSIVKNDIALDNRFVVPYNPTILVKYQAHVNVEWCNRSNSIKYLFKYINKGYDRITAAIVSNENQGFSTDIPRDEIKQYIDCRYISPCEACWRIFSFPIHGRNPAVERLFFHLPGDQSVYFKDDDDIDDIMAKPTVRESMFTSWMECNKKYSDARELTYPQFVTKYVYNKNQRCWKPRKKGNTIGRLIWVPPATGELFYLRRMLTIVKGPISYIDLRTVESITYPTFREACEASGFLADDREYIEAIKEANEWGSGNFLRRLFVTMLMSNSINKPDEVWKKTWEMLSDGILYNERIIARNPALNLNFELLKNLTLIEIEKLLQNNRRSLKEFPSMPYPNDFAVNYCGNRLVYAELDYNKDDELRIFETNFSSMTDEQRHIFQKIINAVHDEKGGMFFLYGYGGTGKTFMWNTLSSALRSEGKIVLTIASSGIASLLLPGGRTAHSKFKIPVPTLEHSVCNITKGSELSDLMKLANLIIWDEAPMAHKFCFEALDRTLKDIMKEHNKSDFVFGGKVIVFGGDFRQILPVIPRGSRSDIVHATINSSYLWEHCQILNLTKNMRLLQQGLHSSTVAEIEEFSSWIIKIGDGSLNEPNDGLVDIEIPPEFLIKNFKDPIQAIINSTYPQLHQKFNDEMFLISRAILASRIETVDEINKSVLDSIPGEVKEYLSADSIDTSDTVDVDVYDGITPEFLNSLRTSGLPNHSIKLKVGTPIMLLRNLDQSEGLCNGSRLVVTRLAKHVISAKIITGKNKGTEVYIPRMSMSPSQSPWPFKMIRRQFPIMLSYAMTINKSQGQSLDCVGLYLPTPVFSHGQLYVAASRVKSKSGLKILIHDTDNKPLTATTNVVFKEVFNNV; encoded by the exons ATGGCCGATGAAAATAGTATCTGCAGTTCAAGAgcaagaataaaaagaaaactcatAATGCAGGAGAAGAGGATGAAAGCTACATACAAAAATCAGAAGCGCGTTGAAAACAAAATGCCAGATTGTACCCCATTAGCAGATGTAACAACTTATTATGTTAATCAAGATACGTTTCATATGGAATCACAAGTTGGATCTTCTGATATTAGATTCAGGAATGTTCAAAGAAATGTTACAGGCTCACGAAAGAAGCCTCAAAGTTTGCTTCACAAGTTTGAAGGCACTGTGAATAATGTGACTAACATAAATCAAGGGAATATACCAAGTCAATCATTTATATTGGAAGATGTTCATGAAGTAGAATCATATTCAGATGAGTCTGAATCGCTTGGTCAAACAGTAGaag AACTTcaactaataattatattaatttccaAATTGTATGCAGATATAGGAGATCTGATATATGTTTGTCAGCATTGCAATGCATATATGTGGTATCAAGAACGCATTGGCAAATCTCATCATATGATTAATCCGAACTTTCAGCTATGTTGCTCAAATGGAAAAGTTGAATTGCCAATGTTGAAAAAACCCCCGGATGAGCTAAGTGAACTTTTATTTCAATCAGATTCAAAACAGAGCAGAACTTATCAGAAGAATATTAGAACATACAACATGATGTTTGCATTTACATCACCTGGAGCAAAAATTGACAATAAATACAACAATGGAGGTGGTCCACCAAATTTGAGAATCCAAGGACAATCATGCCACAGAATTGGTAGTCTTCTTCCACCAATTGGACAACAGCCAAAGTTtgctcaattatatatttatgatactGAAAACGAGATACACAACAGAATTCAATCTCTAAG GAACAACAATGATATTGATGCTGAAATTGTTAGAACATTAACAAACATGCTAGATAAGTACAATGTCCATGCTAAATCTTTTCGTATGGCAAGGGACAAATATGCGGAGCAGCCATGTCATGATCTTAAATTGAAACTTATTGCTGATAGGCATAACGATGGACGTATATACAACATCCCCACCGTTTCAGAGGTTGCTGCATTAATAGTAGGAGATGTTGACACTGCATCTCCTAGGGATATTATTATGGAAAGCAG AGGAAAATTACAAAGAATAAACGAGTTGCACACAAGCTACTTGGGATATCAGTATCCGCTGCTGTTTCCCTATGGTGAAGATGGATATAGGCATGATATTAGTCATCGTGATTCTTTGGCACTCAAACGTAACCGCTTAACAATTAGGGAATGGTTTTGTTTCAGAATTCAAACCCGACAATGTGAGCCAATGACCATTCTTAGATCGAGAAGATTATTCCAACAATTTGTTGTAGATGGATATACAATGATTGAGTCTGAAAGACTATCATTCATCAGAAACAATCAGTCCAAGCTGAGGGTTGACAAATATAGTAACCTCTGCCAACCAACCAATGAGAGCTACACAGAAGCTTCACAAAAAGGAAAACGTTTTGTGCTTCCATCTAGCTTTGTCGGTGGTAGGAGATTTATGgatcaattatattttgatggGATGGCAATATGTGGTCATGTAGGATTCCCAGAtctttttgtaacttttacTTGCAATCCAAAATGGCCAGAGATTTGCAGAATATTGAACCCTTTAAAATTAAGTCCTTCAGATAGGCCAGATATCATTGCAAGAGTTTTCAGAATCAAATTTGACCAACTATTGTCAGATTTAACAAAGAAGAACATATTGGGAAGGGTCATAGCAT ACATGTATAGTATTGAATTCCAGAAACGTGGTTTGCCACATGCtcatttgttgttatttttgcaTCCATCAAGCAAGTACCCGACAGCCATGGATATTGACAAAGTAATCTCAGCTGAAATACCATGTGCCAAAGAAGATACAAAATTGTATAACTGCGTAAAAGAACATATGATTCACGGCCCATGTGGAATGTCTAAGATATCATCTCCATGCATGAAAAATGGATCATGTTCTCGATTTTATCCAAAGAAATTTGAAGATACTACAACAATTTCAGAAGATGGTTTTCCTCATTATCGCAGAAGAAACAATGGTGTTAGCATTGTGAAGAATGATATTGCACTAGACAATCGATTTGTGGTTCCTTACAATCCTACAATATTAGTCAAATATCAGGCTCATGTCAATGTAGAATGGTGCAACCGTTCTAATTCAATCAAGTACTTATTTAAGTACATCAATAAGGGTTATGATAGAATTACTGCTGCCATTGTTTCTAATGAGAACCAAGGTTTTTCAACTGATATTCCAAGGGATGAAATCAAACAATATATTGATTGTAGATATATTTCTCCATGCGAAGCATGTtggagaatattttcatttccaaTTCATGGAAGAAATCCAGCTGTTGAACGATTGTTTTTTCATCTACCAGGCGACCAATCTGTGTACTTCAAGGATGATGATGACATTGATGATATCATGGCAAAACCGACAGTTAGGGAGTCCATGTTCACCAGTTGGATGGAGTGCAACAAGAAATATTCAGATGCAAGGGAACTAACATATCCACAATTTGTTACTAAGTATGTGTATAATAAGAATCAAAGGTGTTGGAAACCAAGGAAAAAAGGAAATACCATTGGAAGACTTATTTGGGTTCCCCCTGCAACTGGTGAACTTTTCTACCTAAGAAGGATGCTAACAATTGTTAAAGGTCCAATATCCTACATAGATTTGCGAACTGTTGAAAGCATAACTTATCCTACATTTAGAGAAGCATGTgaagcttctggatttttggcAGATGATAGAGAATACATCGAAGCTATCAAGGAAGCCAATGAATGGGGATCTGGAAACTTCTTGAGGAGATTATTCGTAACTATGCTCATGTCAAATAGTATCAACAAACCTGACGAAGTTTGGAAGAAAACATGGGAAATGCTTTCTGATGGAATTCTATATAATGAAAGAATTATTGCACGAAATCCAG CCCTCAACCTGAATTTTGAACTACTGAAAAATTTAACTTTGATTGAAATTGAGAAGCTTTTACAGAACAATAGGAGATCATTAAAGGAATTTCCCTCCATGCCTTATCCTAATGATTTTGCAGTAAATTACTGTGGCAACCGATTAGTGTATGCTGAACTTGATTATAACAAAGATGATGAACTACGTATCTTTGAAACAAATTTTAGCAGTATGACAG ATGAACAAAGACATATTTTCCAAAAGATTATAAATGCTGTGCATGATGAAAAAGGGGGCATGTTCTTTTTATATGGATATGGAGGAACTGGAAAAACATTTATGTGGAATACATTATCTTCTGCTCTTCGTTCTGAAGGAAAAATAGTTCTAACAATTGCATCAAGTGGTATAGCGTCTTTGTTATTGCCTGGAGGTAGAACAGctcattcaaaatttaaaattccagTTCCAACACTTGAACACTCTGTCTGCAACATTACAAAAGGTAGTGAACTATCAGATTTGATGAAATTGGCAAACCTCATAAtttgggatgaagcaccaatggCACACAAGTTTTGTTTTGAGGCACTAGATCGAACTTTAAAAGATATCATGAAAGAACACAACAAATCAGATTTCGTTTTTGGTGGCAAAGTAATAGTATTTGGAGGGGATTTTAGACAAATTCTTCCTGTTATCCCTCGAGGAAGCAGGTCTGATATTGTTCATGCAACAATCAACTCATCTTATCTTTGGGAGCATTGCCAGATTCTAAACTTGACCAAAAACATGCGACTGTTACAGCAGGGATTGCACAGCTCTACTGTTGCTGAAATTGAAGAGTTTTCTTCGTGGATAATAAAAATTGGTGATGGTTCACTGAATGAACCTAATGATGGCTTAGTAGATATAGAAATCCCTCCAGAATTTCTAATCAAAAACTTCAAAGACCCTATCCAAGCTATAATCAATAGCACTTATCCACAACTACACCAAAAATTCAATGATGAGATGTTTTTGATATCACGAGCTATTCTAGCCAGTCGAATTGAGACAGTGGATGAAATCAATAAATCTGTTCTGGATTCTATTCCAG GTGAAGTTAAAGAGTACCTCAGCGCAGACTCTATTGATACATCAGATACCGTGGACGTTGATGTATATGACGGTATTACAccagaatttttaaattcattgagAACATCGGGATTACCAAATCATAGTATAAAACTCAAAGTTGGCACACCAATAATGCTTTTGAGAAATTTAGATCAATCTGAAGGTCTCTGTAATGGAAGTAGATTAGTAGTTACCAGACTAGCAAAGCATGTAATTAGTGCAAAAATTATAACTGGGAAAAACAAAGGAACAGAAGTTTACATCCCGCGTATGTCTATGTCTCCATCTCAGTCACCATGGCCATTCAAGATGATTAGAAGACAATTCCCAATCATGCTATCTTATGCTATGACCATAAACAAATCTCAAGGTCAGTCTTTAGATTGTGTTGGATTGTATCTGCCTACACCAGTTTTCAGTCATGGTCAGTTATATGTTGCAGCTTCCAGAGTTAAAAGCAAGTCTGGATTAAAGATTTTAATCCATGACACCGACAATAAGCCTTTGACTGCTACCACAAATGTAGTTTTTAAAGAAGTTTTCAACAATGTGTAA
- the LOC114188551 gene encoding replication protein A 70 kDa DNA-binding subunit E-like, which translates to MGFKTKYGDDSDRSKGNVCLYCHCISVFCMCMYLMVMDGYGGQGDVIPAMIKKEDIAREDKLKEGESYIMHNFKILNNRAQYRVCDHPYKLLFIGATSVRRQPIASIPAKVWKFKSIKDIIDGNYSADLLVDVIGVVDNVEEKPSSKNVVFDLKDLSGASICCTLWDSYCLRLVSYWRESRDTTYPAIILTQAKIKAASGPWPVSLSNCWNGSKLFMGDDISELIEFRKEFSKTTAHEIFEEGSQYSGSSQISHVDRFMYKTVVKSVSQILTVIEEISCVTVAHTLKFNLGNDGWSYLVCNLCAKRTYEVGSFKCLNCDGYNEYPKMRYKLEIQVTDGKKVANFMLWDQDCINLIGLSAGDLRKKMIKDGEEDPKCFPQDLDVLLGCTLAFKVKPQGNNRPASVMRVSTDREIIGHISSLLGQTEVMEIVEAKENCSDQSELRKGKSIAIEVGKRRSASESDVHTHTGSSLVSILM; encoded by the exons ATGGGATTCAAAACGAAATATGGAGATGATTCTGACAGATCAAAAGGTAATGTATGTTTGTATTGTCATTGTATCAGTGTATTTTGTATGTGTATGTATTTGATGGTTATGGATGGTTATGGTGGTCAGGGTGATGTTATCCCTGCTATGATTAAGAAGGAAGACATTGCTAGGGAAGACAAGCTAAAGGAAGGAGAAAGTTATATAATGCATAACTTCAAAATTCTCAACAACAGAGCTCAATATAGAGTTTGCGACCACCCTTATAAGCTATTGTTTATTGGAGCAACATCTGTACGACGACAACCAATTGCCAGTATTCCTGCAAAAGTTTGGAAGTTCAAGAGTATAAAGGATATCATTGATGGAAACTATTCTGCAGATTTGTTGGTTG ATGTCATTGGTGTGGTGGATAATGTGGAGGAGAAACCAAGTTCCAAAAATGTTGTGTTTGACCTAAAGGACTTGAG TGGTGCGTCAATCTGTTGTACTCTTTGGGATTCATATTGTTTGCGTTTGGTTAGTTATTGGAGGGAAAGTCGTGACACAACTTATCCAGCTATTATTCTTACTCAGGCAAAGATAAAGGCTGCCTCAG gTCCATGGCCGGTGTCATTGTCTAATTGTTGGAATGGATCGAAGTTGTTTATGGGAGATGATATATCAGAACTGATTGAATTTAGGAAGGAATTTTCAAA AACTACTGCTCATGAAATTTTCGAGGAGGGAAGCCAATATAGTGGATCTTCCCAGATTAGTCATGTTGATAGGTTTATGTATAAAACTGTTGTTAAGAGTGTTTCACAGATCCTGACTGTGATAGAG GAGATTTCATGTGTTACTGTTGCACATacacttaaatttaatttaggaAATGATGGATGGAGTTACTTGGTTTGTAACTTATGCGCAAAAAGAACATATGAAGTTGGTTCTTTTAAGTGTTTGAATTGTGATGGTTATAATGAGTATCCAAAAATGAG GTACAAGCTTGAAATTCAAGTGACTGATGGAAAAAAGGTTGCTAACTTCATGCTTTGGGACCAAGACTGCATCAATTTAATTGGTCTTTCTGCTGGTGACTTGCGAAAGAAAATGATCAAG gaTGGTGAGGAGGATCCTAAGTGTTTTCCACAGGATCTAGACGTTCTTTTGGGTTGTACTTTGGCTTTCAAGGTCAAGCCACAAGGAAATAACCGACCTGCTTCAGTAATGAGAGTTTCAACTGATCGTGAAATCATAGGACACATTAGTAGTCTTCTTGGACAAACTGAG GTAATGGAAATTGTTGAAGCTAAGGAAAACTGTTCTGATCAATCAGAGCTTCGTAAGGGCAAGTCCATA GCAATTGAGGTTGGGAAACGTAGGAGTGCCAGTGAATCTGATGTCCATACTCATACTGGGAGTTCTTTAGTAAGTATTTTAATGTAG